From the genome of Thiovulum sp. ES:
AAATTGAGTTTCACCTGCATCACCTTGCCGACCTGCTCGACCACGAAGTTGATTGTCAATTCGTCTATTTTCATGTCGTTCAGTTCCAAGAATGAAAAGACCACCAAGTTCTAAAACACCTTCACCGAGTTTAATATCAACACCACGACCAGCCATATTTGTTGCAATTGTTACCGCACCTTTTTGACCAGCTTTTTTGATAATTTCACCCTCTTTTTCGTGATTTTTAGCATTTAAAACATTGTGAAAAATCTTTTCACTTTTTAAAATTTTATGAAGTTGCTCACTCTTTTCAATAGAAGCAGTTCCAATTAAAATCGGTTGCCCTTTTCCATGAACCTCTTTCACTTTTTTGATAACGGCATCAAACTTTTCTCGCTCTGTTTTGTAGATGAGGTCGTTTTGATCAATTCTTGTAATAGGAATATTTGTCGGAATTGAAACAACATCCAAATTGTAGATTTCAGCAAATTCAGTCGCTTCAGTTTGAGCTGTTCCCGTCATTCCTGCCAATTTGTCATACATTCGGAAATAGTTTTGGAAAGTGATGTCGGCGAGAGTTTGAGACTCCTCTTTTACCTGAACACCCTCTTTTGCCTCAAGTGCTTGGTGAAGTCCATCAGAGTATCGTCGTCCGTCAGAAAGTCGCCCCGTGAATTCATCAACAATTACAATTTGTCCCTCTTTTACAACATAATCAACATCGGCAACAAAAATATAGTTTGCTTTTAGCGACTGGTCGAGGTGGTGCGAAAGAATTGCATTTTCTGGACTATATAAATTATCGACTCCAAAAAGCTCCTGTGCTTTCTCAATTCCCTGATCTGTAATTAAAACAGTTCGATTTTTTTCATCGACATAGAAATCTTCAGTATATTTTTCAGGGTCTCCAACTTTTTCAGGCTCAATTTTTTCACCTTTTAAGAGACTTTTTGCAACTTTATCCGCAGTTGTGTAATTATCAAGTTTTCGGTCAATTGGTCCAGAAATAATTAGCGGAGTTCGAGCTTCGTCAATTAAAATTGAATCGACCTCATCGACAATAACAAAATGGTGTTCTCTCTGAACCATTTCGTCTTTTGAATATTTCATATTGTCTCGGAGATAGTCAAAACCAAACTCGTTATTTGTTCCGTATGTTATGTCTGCCCAATATTGCTCTTTTTTTTCATAGTCGCTCTCAAATTTTTCAGTAATTGTCCCAACTGTTAAGCCCAAAAACTCATAAAGTGCTCGCAACTCTTCAGCATCTCTTTTTGCCAAATAGTCATTTACCGTAACAAGATGAACACCTTTTCCTGTCATTGCATTTAAAACAATTGGCAAAGTCGCAACAAGTGTTTTTCCCTCACCCGTTTTCATTTCCGCAATTCGACCTTCGTGAAGAGTCATACCCCCGATAAGTTGAACATCATAATGTCGCATTCCTAGAACTCTTTTACTTGCTTCTCTTGTAATTGCAAATGAATCATGTAGAACTTCATCAAGTTTTTTTGTTCCGCTTTTTACAGCTTCTCGTAGTTCAGAAAATTTATTTTTGAGTTCATCATCACTTAATTTTGAATAGGTATCTTCAAGTTGATTTATTTCATCAACTCTTTTTTGATACTTCTTCAGTTCTCTATCATTTTTAGTTCCGAAAATCTTCCCAAAAATAAATAGAAAAAAGTGAGCTATTTTTCTAAAAAAATCCATCAATCCCCTTAAAAATTTATTAAAAGTGTAGCGAAAATTAAAGATAAGAATATTTTAAATTAAAAACAAATTCACCTTAATTCCGTAAAGTTGCTATCACAATTTAGTTTTGATTCTTTTTGATAAAATTTGAATATTCTTATAAGGAGAAACATTTATGAAAACTGAAGAACTTCTACAAGCACTTTACAAGATAAGTTTAGAAAATAATAAAATGCTGAAAACTCTTTTGGAAGATGACACAATTACTCTTATTAAAGAGAGTAGTCATATGTTGAAAACTCTTTTTGAAGAAGATATTGTTGTGAAAACTGCACAGGAAAACAACAAATTACTAAAAACTCTTATTGAAGATGGTGTAAAAGTAAAAGATGGTAAAACAGAAAGTTCTCCAAAAGAGGACATGAAATTAGGCAAAGACCTTGAACCAAAAGTTGTTACTGGAGACAAAATTATTGATAAATCTGATTATGTTAGTGGTTGGACTGATGAAGAGACTGGTTTGACTTGGGAATTTAAATCTGAAGATAGAAGAAATACAATTTTAACTTTTAAAGAAGCTGAAAACTATCGAGATGAATTGAATTCTACAAAATTTTCTGGATTTGACGACTGGAGAATTCCGACACTGAAAGAATTGAAAACACTGATTACAAAAGAGAAAAATCTATTCTCATTTATAAAAGCACCACTTGCTAAAAATACGAATTACGGATATTGGACTTCTACAAAATACGATGCAAATTTCTTTATGATTGTTAATTTCCGAGCAGGAAAAGAGACAAAAAGCGAGAGAAACAATCTTGATTACATTCGGTGTGTTCGAGGACAACTTGAAGAATAGAACTTTTCTTTTTTTACTTTTCACAAATTTTCTATTTTCAGAAGAGATTTATCACAAAGTTGGAAATAAAAGTGTGAAGTATTTTAAGAGTGGAAACAGCTATTCTCTTTATAATGAAAACTTAGAAACAGATGGAACAATTCTAATTCGTGGAAAGATTGAAAATCCGACTGATTTCGCACAAAAATATAATTTAGAATTTTTAAAAAGAAATTCTACGGGAACTTTTCTGTTCCTGATTTTATCAGAAGATGAAATTATAGAAGTTTGCAATAAATTACAAAATTTAGACGATGTAGAAACAGCAGAACCAAATTGGAAAAGAAAAAGAGGTTTAAAATGAGAGATATTTTAATTACAGGCGGAGCTGGATTTATCGGTAGCAATTTGGCTCACAAACTACAAGAACTCTATCCAGAAACTAGAATTGTTGTTTTTGATAAATTTCGAGATGGAACAAAATTTGACACTTCCCATAATGAGAGATTTTTAGGTCATTTTAAAAACTTGATTGGATTTCGTGGTGAAATTATTGCGGGAGATTTAAGAAACAAAAGTGATTTGGAAAAATTAAAGAAATATGATTTTGGGACAATTTTTCACGAAGGTGCGGTTAGCGACACAACTGTTATTGATGAAAATTTTGTGATGGAAACAAACCTAAATTCATTTCACGACCTCATCGAGTTAGCAAAAGAGAAAAATGCTAAATTAATTTATGCATCAAGTGCAGGAACTTATGGTAATTCTCCAGCACCAAATAGAGTTGGCGAAGGTGAAAATCCTGAAAATGTTTATGGCTTTAGTAAATTGATGATGGATCGAGTCGCTCAAAACTCTGATTATAAAAATATTATTGGTTTGCGATATTTCAATGTTTATGGCGAACGAGAAAAATATAAAATGAATTCCGCCTCAATGATTTTTCAACTCCGAAATCAAATTTTAGAAACTGGTAGAGTTCGACTTTTTGAATTTGGTGAGCAAAAACGAGATTTTGTCTATATTGATGATGTTGTTCAAGCTAATCTTTTAGCGATGAGGTCTGATGCAAATGGAATTTTTAATGTCGGCAGTGGAATCGCTCGAACTTTTAATGATATTGTTGAAATTCTTCTCTCAGAAATGAAAGAGATTGTTGAAATAGAATATATAAAAAATCCTTACACTTTCTACCAAAATCACACCGAAGCGGATATTTCTAAAACTGAAAAGATTTTAGGCTATGAGCCAGAATTTTCTCTTGAAGATGGCATTAAAAAATACCTAGAATCCGACTTAATATAAGAAACATAAAATACACCTATTAAAAACAGTGTTAAATTTCCGATTTTTCACTGTTTTCACAAAATTCTCTTTCATTTACAAATTTTTTTTGCTATGATTTAATCATACAAATTTAGTATAAGGTAAATAAATGACATTCTTAAGTCCAGAATGGTGTGATGCTTATGTTGAAGCATGGAAAAACAATGAAGAGCTAAAAAAAGGTCTTAAAAAATTCACAGGAAACTTTGTTTATAGAATTAGTGATAAAGAAGAAGTTGCTCCACTTCAAGTGAATGTTGAAAAAGGTGAAATTACTTACCATGGTACTCTAAATGGTGACAAAATTGAATTTGACATGTGGGCTCCATTTGATGGTTGGAGACAAGTTGTTCAAGGTGAGCTTTCTGTTAAAAAAGCAATGATGGCTAAAGGTTTTGGATTCAAAGGTTCAAAAATTAAAGCTGCAATGTATATGGGTTCTTTTGAAAGAAGTATCAATATGATGGGAACAATCGAAACAGAATTCTAATTCGTTTTTTTCTCTTTATTTGTCGG
Proteins encoded in this window:
- a CDS encoding preprotein translocase, SecA subunit (PFAM: SecA DEAD-like domain; Helicase conserved C-terminal domain; SecA preprotein cross-linking domain; SEC-C motif; SecA Wing and Scaffold domain~TIGRFAM: preprotein translocase, SecA subunit), giving the protein MDFFRKIAHFFLFIFGKIFGTKNDRELKKYQKRVDEINQLEDTYSKLSDDELKNKFSELREAVKSGTKKLDEVLHDSFAITREASKRVLGMRHYDVQLIGGMTLHEGRIAEMKTGEGKTLVATLPIVLNAMTGKGVHLVTVNDYLAKRDAEELRALYEFLGLTVGTITEKFESDYEKKEQYWADITYGTNNEFGFDYLRDNMKYSKDEMVQREHHFVIVDEVDSILIDEARTPLIISGPIDRKLDNYTTADKVAKSLLKGEKIEPEKVGDPEKYTEDFYVDEKNRTVLITDQGIEKAQELFGVDNLYSPENAILSHHLDQSLKANYIFVADVDYVVKEGQIVIVDEFTGRLSDGRRYSDGLHQALEAKEGVQVKEESQTLADITFQNYFRMYDKLAGMTGTAQTEATEFAEIYNLDVVSIPTNIPITRIDQNDLIYKTEREKFDAVIKKVKEVHGKGQPILIGTASIEKSEQLHKILKSEKIFHNVLNAKNHEKEGEIIKKAGQKGAVTIATNMAGRGVDIKLGEGVLELGGLFILGTERHENRRIDNQLRGRAGRQGDAGETQFFLSLEDNLLRIFGSDRIMKIMDRLGIEEGEHIESGMVTRAVERAQKRVEGMHFEHRKHVVQYDDVSNEQRKVVFKFRNQLLDWNYDIETKLSENRREYLQVLMKSYSVFEGLPKEDYNIEGFVGSLKEELKLDIQNSDVSELDAGEIKTLVLEKIETQYEKKMERLDKMIKKNIEREFYLKTLDKAWREHLHQMDILKAGIGLRGYNQKDPLTEYKKESFHLFNELVGTMKFESIKTLQLIQFGGNAEEESKEFIEKREAEKKIAEKQNEIRAEENKKTPIKSEKNPKRNDPCPCGSGKKYKQCCGTSGPKKGAFAVEQ
- a CDS encoding Protein of unknown function (DUF1566) (PFAM: Protein of unknown function (DUF1566)), coding for MKTEELLQALYKISLENNKMLKTLLEDDTITLIKESSHMLKTLFEEDIVVKTAQENNKLLKTLIEDGVKVKDGKTESSPKEDMKLGKDLEPKVVTGDKIIDKSDYVSGWTDEETGLTWEFKSEDRRNTILTFKEAENYRDELNSTKFSGFDDWRIPTLKELKTLITKEKNLFSFIKAPLAKNTNYGYWTSTKYDANFFMIVNFRAGKETKSERNNLDYIRCVRGQLEE
- a CDS encoding ADP-L-glycero-D-manno-heptose-6-epimerase (PFAM: NAD dependent epimerase/dehydratase family~TIGRFAM: ADP-L-glycero-D-manno-heptose-6-epimerase): MRDILITGGAGFIGSNLAHKLQELYPETRIVVFDKFRDGTKFDTSHNERFLGHFKNLIGFRGEIIAGDLRNKSDLEKLKKYDFGTIFHEGAVSDTTVIDENFVMETNLNSFHDLIELAKEKNAKLIYASSAGTYGNSPAPNRVGEGENPENVYGFSKLMMDRVAQNSDYKNIIGLRYFNVYGEREKYKMNSASMIFQLRNQILETGRVRLFEFGEQKRDFVYIDDVVQANLLAMRSDANGIFNVGSGIARTFNDIVEILLSEMKEIVEIEYIKNPYTFYQNHTEADISKTEKILGYEPEFSLEDGIKKYLESDLI
- a CDS encoding putative sterol carrier protein (PFAM: SCP-2 sterol transfer family); the encoded protein is MTFLSPEWCDAYVEAWKNNEELKKGLKKFTGNFVYRISDKEEVAPLQVNVEKGEITYHGTLNGDKIEFDMWAPFDGWRQVVQGELSVKKAMMAKGFGFKGSKIKAAMYMGSFERSINMMGTIETEF